From a single Bacillus sp. NEB1478 genomic region:
- a CDS encoding chromate transporter, translating into MIYWHIFLAFFLPGILGYGGGPASIPLIENEVVDRYHWLSVNDFTEVLALGNALPGPIATKMAGYIGYHEGGVLGSFVGVFASVAPSLLLMVAFLGLVYKFKDSPRVKNMSTYVKPTIAVLLGIMAYQFLAESYKGTGWMHTLFLAAASFVLMERLKVSPVFVIIGSLGYGAFFLA; encoded by the coding sequence ATGATTTATTGGCACATCTTTCTCGCCTTTTTTCTGCCAGGCATATTAGGCTACGGCGGCGGACCCGCTTCGATTCCTCTCATCGAAAATGAAGTTGTGGACCGTTACCACTGGCTGTCCGTTAATGATTTTACAGAAGTACTCGCCCTCGGAAACGCACTTCCAGGACCGATCGCCACCAAAATGGCGGGTTATATTGGCTACCATGAAGGCGGAGTACTCGGTTCGTTCGTCGGTGTTTTTGCTTCTGTCGCACCGTCCCTATTGCTGATGGTCGCTTTCCTAGGTCTTGTTTATAAATTTAAAGACTCACCTCGCGTAAAAAACATGAGTACGTACGTGAAACCCACCATTGCCGTGCTGCTCGGAATTATGGCGTATCAGTTTTTAGCCGAATCCTATAAAGGAACTGGCTGGATGCACACACTATTTCTTGCAGCGGCAAGTTTCGTGCTGATGGAAAGGTTGAAAGTCTCGCCCGTATTTGTCATTATCGGATCACTCGGATATGGCGCTTTTTTCTTAGCTTAA
- a CDS encoding site-2 protease family protein, with protein sequence MFGFDDVVKFIFSFFLVLPIVTFIHEAGHLVFGKITGGKVRIHIGIGNRFLKIGAFNIRKVYFWDGWCEYENLKNHKKRHLVLVYLGGPLFTVLSMFLLNVVVQTGYLEAGIFTYQFEYFSFYFMFFSLIPIENNGYPTDGKAAWDVIRKGTVENNPLG encoded by the coding sequence ATGTTTGGCTTTGATGATGTCGTGAAGTTTATCTTTTCGTTTTTTCTTGTATTGCCAATCGTTACTTTCATACATGAAGCTGGGCATTTGGTTTTTGGGAAAATTACAGGCGGCAAGGTTAGGATTCATATTGGGATCGGCAATCGTTTCTTAAAAATAGGAGCGTTTAACATTCGTAAAGTTTATTTTTGGGATGGCTGGTGCGAATATGAAAATTTGAAGAATCATAAAAAGCGTCACTTAGTACTCGTTTATCTCGGCGGTCCATTGTTTACAGTATTAAGCATGTTTCTGTTAAATGTGGTTGTTCAAACGGGATATCTGGAGGCTGGTATTTTTACATATCAGTTTGAATACTTTTCTTTTTACTTTATGTTCTTTTCATTGATTCCTATTGAAAATAACGGATACCCAACAGACGGAAAAGCCGCGTGGGATGTGATCAGAAAAGGAACTGTGGAAAATAATCCACTTGGATAA
- a CDS encoding AraC family transcriptional regulator, with protein MDSLKRLNEALSYIEENLTDQVDYKEAARLAYCSEYHFKRMFSFLAGVPLSEYIRRRRLTLAAFELNNSNVRVIDAAIKYGYNSPDSFTKAFQSLHGVTPSEARINGQSLKAFPRLTFQLTIKGDSEMNYRIVEKTAFKIVGFKKRVPIVFEGVNPEIAAMWKNLKPEEIHQLKSLSNIEPMGLLSASTNFSEERMEEKGELDHFIGAATTSECPENFEKLDVAASNWAVFEAVGPFPDTLQNVWGRIYSEWFPSSSFEQAEGPEILWNEHKDITSPTFKSEIWIPVMKK; from the coding sequence ATGGATTCGCTTAAAAGGCTAAATGAAGCATTAAGCTATATTGAAGAAAACCTCACGGATCAAGTGGATTATAAAGAAGCAGCAAGACTGGCATATTGTTCTGAATATCATTTTAAGAGAATGTTTTCTTTTCTTGCCGGTGTTCCCTTGTCTGAATACATCAGGCGGAGGCGTCTGACGCTTGCTGCGTTCGAGCTCAACAACAGTAATGTTCGCGTGATCGATGCCGCAATCAAGTATGGATACAACTCGCCTGATTCGTTTACAAAAGCTTTTCAAAGTTTGCATGGTGTCACACCTTCAGAAGCTAGAATTAACGGCCAATCCTTAAAAGCCTTCCCGCGCCTAACCTTTCAACTAACGATAAAAGGGGATAGCGAGATGAATTATCGAATCGTTGAGAAAACAGCATTTAAAATCGTGGGCTTCAAAAAAAGGGTTCCAATCGTTTTTGAAGGAGTTAATCCTGAGATTGCGGCAATGTGGAAAAACTTAAAGCCTGAGGAGATACATCAGCTTAAAAGTCTATCAAATATAGAGCCAATGGGCTTACTCAGTGCTTCAACGAACTTTTCAGAAGAACGGATGGAAGAAAAAGGGGAGCTCGATCATTTTATTGGTGCAGCAACGACAAGTGAATGTCCTGAAAACTTCGAAAAGCTGGATGTTGCAGCCTCCAATTGGGCAGTATTTGAAGCGGTCGGTCCATTTCCTGATACTTTGCAGAATGTTTGGGGACGGATCTACTCAGAATGGTTTCCATCTTCAAGCTTTGAGCAGGCAGAAGGACCGGAAATTCTATGGAACGAGCACAAGGATATAACTTCTCCAACATTTAAAAGTGAAATATGGATACCAGTTATGAAAAAGTAA
- a CDS encoding OmpA family protein gives MKARQSYFHNEDQETSEIFWPSFTDMMAMMVLVMVFIAILAYVQSIYNAYDQAQIKRELGQVAEVKKHISDLIQKQLEENVGKDKIIRGPNNTISVEGNILFDTGSADISEKGKKVLNPLADALAAIIEEKDMSQYLYIILIEGHTDSVPYDNWSLSTQRAVAVVDYLGKANPKLAKKEYAQYLAATGYSEYKPIAKGNTVEALQKNRRISFQIILDDDKWQSKLKEIVDQ, from the coding sequence ATGAAGGCGCGGCAATCGTATTTTCATAATGAGGATCAAGAAACAAGTGAGATTTTCTGGCCAAGTTTTACCGATATGATGGCTATGATGGTTCTCGTCATGGTGTTCATTGCGATACTAGCCTATGTCCAGAGTATATACAACGCATATGATCAGGCACAGATCAAGCGCGAACTCGGCCAAGTGGCAGAGGTAAAAAAACACATTTCAGACCTCATTCAAAAACAGCTTGAAGAAAACGTCGGAAAAGATAAGATCATTCGCGGACCAAACAATACTATTTCCGTAGAAGGAAACATCCTTTTCGATACGGGAAGTGCAGACATTTCGGAAAAAGGAAAAAAAGTGCTCAATCCCCTTGCTGATGCACTTGCTGCCATTATCGAGGAAAAGGACATGAGCCAGTACCTCTACATCATTTTAATTGAAGGTCACACAGACTCTGTGCCGTATGACAACTGGTCGCTATCCACCCAGCGTGCGGTAGCAGTCGTTGATTATCTTGGTAAAGCGAATCCGAAACTCGCGAAAAAAGAGTATGCACAGTACTTGGCCGCAACCGGATACAGCGAGTATAAGCCGATCGCAAAAGGAAACACCGTTGAAGCTCTGCAAAAAAACCGCCGCATCTCGTTTCAGATCATATTGGATGACGACAAGTGGCAGAGCAAGCTGAAAGAGATTGTGGATCAATAA
- a CDS encoding DUF975 family protein has translation MKIRDFKKEARLQLEGQWSVAAMVTLVFAAVYVVLPMFVEIKLSGGYENWMYTTGNEDGQSLSTFLITLVLLPLSIGYSWMFLSVIRIGERVRFSGLFQAFSEISMYLKLLGTYLLMMIYVILWTLLFIIPGIIKALAYSQTYFVYKDNPKMGINAAITESRKLMVGYKWKFFVLQLSFIGWVFLGLITFGIGFLWIYPYMTATYASFYNALVEKKKGLEPVDDDGYGKDE, from the coding sequence ATGAAAATTAGAGATTTTAAGAAAGAAGCAAGACTACAATTGGAAGGTCAATGGTCTGTTGCAGCAATGGTTACACTCGTGTTCGCTGCGGTTTATGTTGTTCTCCCGATGTTCGTGGAAATAAAGCTAAGCGGCGGATATGAAAATTGGATGTACACAACTGGTAATGAAGATGGGCAGTCTTTAAGCACATTCCTCATTACACTTGTTTTACTTCCATTATCGATCGGTTATTCATGGATGTTTCTGTCAGTTATTCGCATTGGGGAACGAGTTCGATTCTCTGGGCTATTCCAGGCTTTTTCCGAGATCAGCATGTATCTTAAGCTGTTAGGCACCTATTTGCTCATGATGATTTATGTGATTTTATGGACACTTCTTTTCATTATCCCAGGTATTATTAAAGCATTAGCATACTCTCAAACGTACTTTGTTTATAAAGACAATCCGAAAATGGGAATCAATGCGGCGATTACGGAAAGCCGAAAGCTTATGGTCGGATACAAGTGGAAGTTCTTTGTTCTTCAATTAAGCTTTATCGGGTGGGTATTCTTGGGTCTTATCACTTTTGGAATCGGATTCCTCTGGATCTATCCATACATGACCGCGACGTATGCTTCGTTTTATAATGCTTTAGTAGAAAAGAAAAAAGGACTTGAGCCTGTCGATGATGACGGATACGGAAAAGACGAATAA
- a CDS encoding thiol-disulfide oxidoreductase DCC family protein: MKNVKKSHDLVLLFDGVCNLCNSSVQFILKHEKNEELKFAAIQSESGKELLSRYHIDTAQTDSVIFIENGKVYFMSDAVLTLTRYLRSPWNLSKNFLVFPRPLRDFLYKRIAKNRYRWFGKKESCMIPTPALRKRFLE, encoded by the coding sequence GTGAAGAATGTTAAAAAAAGCCATGACCTAGTACTTCTTTTTGACGGAGTATGCAACCTATGTAATTCAAGTGTGCAATTCATACTAAAACACGAAAAAAATGAAGAGCTGAAATTTGCGGCGATTCAATCAGAATCGGGAAAAGAATTGTTATCGCGCTATCATATTGATACAGCACAAACGGATTCTGTCATTTTTATAGAAAACGGTAAGGTTTATTTCATGTCAGATGCAGTCTTGACGCTCACTCGATATTTAAGATCCCCATGGAACTTAAGCAAGAATTTCCTGGTGTTCCCACGACCGTTAAGAGATTTTTTATACAAAAGAATTGCTAAGAACAGATATCGGTGGTTTGGAAAAAAAGAGAGCTGCATGATTCCTACCCCGGCTTTAAGAAAAAGATTCCTAGAATAG
- a CDS encoding nucleoside hydrolase, with product MGLKVLFFGDVGIDDTIALTYAYLSDKIDIVGVVADYGNVSREKTINNVHYLAKLFNFPSEVKIIGGAEVPMTGEQPIFYPEVHGEYGLGPIEPGVYEGVIENFFEIVNLINKYENELIIVNVGRLTSLATMFILYQSLMKKVKAFYIMGGAFWVPGNVTAVSEANFHADPIAVRVVLTYAENATIIPLNVTDRAIVTPEMVNYIDYKGKAPVIKPLLDFYYDFYKKKNPRILGSPVHDAITLMASVREDMFSFKRLPVHIVVRDEMIARGQSIADIREYVQFGENEKKHRIAFDFDYTKFFNDFMSTMTGEKFRY from the coding sequence ATGGGGTTAAAAGTCTTGTTCTTTGGTGACGTGGGAATTGATGACACGATAGCACTGACCTACGCCTATTTGAGTGACAAGATTGATATCGTCGGTGTTGTCGCTGACTATGGAAATGTCTCAAGAGAAAAAACGATAAATAATGTACATTATCTAGCTAAATTATTTAATTTTCCGAGTGAAGTGAAAATTATAGGCGGTGCAGAAGTGCCCATGACAGGGGAACAGCCTATCTTTTATCCAGAAGTACATGGAGAGTATGGATTAGGGCCTATAGAACCTGGCGTTTATGAAGGGGTAATCGAAAATTTTTTCGAGATTGTAAACTTGATCAATAAATATGAAAATGAACTCATTATAGTGAATGTAGGAAGGCTTACGTCGCTTGCAACAATGTTTATTCTATATCAGTCTCTAATGAAAAAAGTAAAAGCATTCTACATTATGGGTGGTGCCTTTTGGGTGCCGGGGAACGTAACAGCCGTATCTGAGGCGAATTTTCATGCTGATCCAATAGCAGTCAGAGTGGTTCTCACGTATGCGGAGAATGCAACGATCATCCCTTTGAATGTGACCGATCGTGCAATTGTGACACCAGAAATGGTCAATTATATCGATTATAAAGGGAAAGCACCGGTAATCAAGCCTTTGCTGGACTTTTATTATGATTTTTATAAAAAAAAGAACCCTCGTATTTTAGGAAGCCCTGTTCATGATGCCATCACCTTAATGGCAAGTGTCAGGGAAGATATGTTTTCGTTTAAACGTTTGCCTGTCCATATTGTAGTGAGAGATGAAATGATTGCCAGAGGACAAAGTATTGCAGATATCAGAGAGTATGTTCAATTCGGAGAGAATGAAAAAAAACATAGAATCGCGTTTGACTTTGATTACACCAAGTTTTTCAACGATTTTATGAGCACGATGACAGGTGAAAAATTTCGCTATTGA
- a CDS encoding aspartyl-phosphate phosphatase Spo0E family protein codes for MSRTNALVLTTEIDAIRTTMYEVSKKVDNLADPLLVKLSQILDEKLNKLDQIRECA; via the coding sequence ATGAGCCGAACCAACGCTCTTGTCTTAACTACAGAGATAGATGCCATTCGCACGACCATGTATGAAGTAAGTAAAAAAGTAGATAATCTTGCTGACCCGCTCCTTGTAAAGCTCAGCCAGATTTTAGATGAGAAACTTAACAAGCTGGATCAAATTAGAGAATGTGCATAA
- a CDS encoding methyl-accepting chemotaxis protein: MQQIAEGSSYQAELMDGNAQAAGVLADRITQVQEKGEAIEKATQQMNHASVTGVEKVTFLKEKSLLTTEMTKDMITSIKKLDETSGSVQEIVHTISEIANQTNLLALNAAIEAARAGESGRGFAVVADEVRKLAEQTDGSLKEISVLISDMQAVTQSTVGQVQEAAALILEQGEAVEETEQTFKEISKAIHGNSEKLQDVIESVEEMTKQKDVLLENASNILAITQETAAGTEEVSASTEQQSASMEQLNHLAEQLEQYAEQMRDHVMRFKI; this comes from the coding sequence ATGCAACAAATAGCAGAGGGTTCCTCATACCAAGCAGAGTTAATGGATGGAAATGCTCAAGCGGCAGGTGTTCTAGCAGATCGTATTACACAAGTGCAGGAAAAGGGAGAAGCCATTGAAAAAGCAACACAACAGATGAATCATGCATCTGTAACAGGTGTTGAAAAAGTAACGTTCTTAAAAGAAAAATCGTTACTCACTACTGAAATGACAAAAGATATGATCACATCTATTAAAAAACTGGATGAAACATCTGGCAGTGTCCAGGAAATCGTCCATACGATCAGTGAAATCGCGAACCAGACGAATTTGCTAGCGTTGAATGCAGCAATTGAGGCAGCTCGCGCAGGGGAATCTGGAAGAGGATTTGCAGTTGTTGCGGATGAAGTTCGAAAATTAGCAGAACAAACAGATGGTTCATTAAAAGAAATTAGTGTATTAATCAGTGATATGCAAGCTGTTACACAATCGACTGTTGGACAAGTTCAGGAAGCTGCAGCACTGATCTTAGAACAAGGCGAAGCGGTTGAAGAAACAGAGCAGACGTTTAAAGAGATTTCTAAAGCTATCCATGGTAACTCAGAAAAATTACAAGACGTCATTGAATCCGTTGAAGAAATGACGAAGCAAAAAGATGTTTTACTGGAAAACGCCTCAAATATACTAGCTATCACGCAAGAAACAGCGGCTGGCACAGAGGAAGTTTCGGCTTCAACCGAACAACAATCAGCATCCATGGAACAACTGAACCACCTAGCAGAACAACTAGAACAATATGCAGAACAAATGCGCGACCACGTTATGAGATTCAAGATCTAG
- a CDS encoding transposase codes for MNPISRTKRIWYPDAVYHVTTRGNRREPLFYSHLDYHHYLKILSHCIPKYSVKLFSYCLMPNHTHLQIQCCKSPPGDFMKELSETYAMYFNKKYELTGHVFQGRYGAELIEDRSYLLDTSRYIHMNPVAADLVMYPLEYPWSSYRYYASQSVCSFLDTSFILEQFQKSKSLYRDYVESRITPVVEQ; via the coding sequence GTGAATCCCATTTCTAGGACGAAACGTATCTGGTATCCCGATGCTGTTTACCATGTCACCACTCGCGGTAATCGACGAGAACCCCTTTTTTACTCTCATCTCGATTATCATCATTATTTAAAAATACTTAGTCACTGCATTCCTAAGTATTCCGTTAAACTTTTCTCTTATTGCCTCATGCCGAACCACACCCATTTACAAATTCAATGCTGCAAGTCCCCGCCTGGTGATTTCATGAAAGAATTAAGTGAAACTTATGCGATGTATTTTAATAAAAAATATGAACTCACTGGCCATGTCTTTCAAGGTCGATACGGAGCAGAATTAATCGAAGATCGATCTTATCTACTAGACACTAGCCGCTACATCCACATGAACCCTGTTGCTGCAGACCTTGTTATGTACCCTCTTGAATATCCTTGGAGCAGCTACCGTTATTATGCAAGCCAATCCGTATGTTCCTTCTTAGATACCTCATTTATACTTGAACAGTTTCAAAAATCAAAATCACTATATCGAGATTATGTCGAAAGCAGAATAACACCGGTCGTAGAGCAGTAA
- a CDS encoding spore coat protein, whose product MNPINPNQSNPNQNNQSQNANSSEFVHQNMQTGKVPAQFNHGGHELFDVHEMLGGTISTLNLYILCRDHIQDQELKAMLDRHYQHITNEYNACVQAFQTGKDPSMPTQTYKMTQENDFVYGLSPAQPKTPIQNASQLNDEAISSLILGTLKSNASLRGMATLELTNPVLRRVLADGIPNWIEMAYELSIWQNKKHFYQVPQLAQQDMQQMINAYGQAQTMPPLQ is encoded by the coding sequence ATGAACCCTATTAATCCGAATCAATCTAATCCAAATCAAAATAATCAGTCCCAAAATGCTAATAGCTCTGAGTTTGTGCATCAAAACATGCAGACGGGCAAGGTGCCTGCACAATTTAACCATGGTGGACACGAACTGTTCGATGTTCATGAAATGCTGGGAGGAACAATCAGCACACTAAACTTGTACATCCTTTGCAGAGACCACATCCAGGATCAAGAATTAAAAGCAATGTTAGATCGTCATTATCAGCATATTACGAACGAATATAATGCATGTGTTCAAGCTTTTCAAACAGGAAAAGATCCATCTATGCCAACTCAAACCTATAAAATGACTCAAGAAAATGATTTTGTTTATGGGTTGAGTCCTGCACAGCCTAAAACTCCAATTCAAAATGCATCTCAGTTAAATGATGAAGCGATTTCTTCCTTAATTCTTGGAACATTAAAGTCTAATGCGTCCCTGAGAGGGATGGCTACTTTGGAACTTACTAACCCTGTCCTTCGCCGTGTATTAGCAGACGGGATACCAAATTGGATTGAAATGGCTTACGAATTATCAATTTGGCAAAACAAAAAGCATTTTTATCAAGTGCCACAATTAGCCCAACAAGATATGCAACAAATGATAAATGCATACGGTCAAGCCCAAACAATGCCGCCACTGCAATAG
- a CDS encoding YdcF family protein, whose protein sequence is MKKLFLFLSLCFFLYAAAMLIQTTNMDMGLAVFFMLSVFFFLLFYKYQTMMNLFKKYRKTTTVIITLAILFAGTLETLILLSANTNPDKVSDRIDTVLILGGGTKNNRPGAVLKGRLDQALAYAQNHKDLHFVVSGGLGFRKTESEGFIMKNYLVKHGMDPDRIKIEEKATSTYENLLYTKQMIDPGSKVLIVTSDFHLFRTKMIAKRLGVDAEGLGSPLRISSVPQAHVREYMAIFKSYFTDR, encoded by the coding sequence ATGAAAAAATTATTTTTGTTTCTAAGTCTCTGCTTTTTTCTTTATGCTGCAGCGATGCTGATCCAAACGACCAACATGGATATGGGATTAGCCGTCTTTTTCATGCTTAGTGTTTTCTTTTTTCTGCTGTTTTACAAGTATCAGACCATGATGAATCTTTTTAAAAAGTACAGAAAAACGACAACGGTCATAATAACACTGGCCATCCTTTTTGCAGGCACGTTAGAAACTCTTATTCTCTTATCTGCGAATACCAATCCCGATAAGGTTTCCGATAGAATAGACACAGTACTCATATTAGGAGGCGGGACAAAAAACAACAGACCAGGTGCCGTATTGAAAGGACGACTTGATCAAGCACTCGCTTATGCTCAAAATCACAAGGATCTTCATTTTGTTGTGAGCGGGGGTCTCGGTTTTCGGAAAACGGAAAGTGAAGGCTTCATTATGAAAAACTACCTTGTGAAACACGGCATGGATCCAGATCGAATAAAGATAGAAGAAAAAGCGACAAGTACATACGAAAACTTATTATATACGAAACAAATGATTGATCCTGGCAGTAAAGTGCTGATCGTAACGAGTGATTTTCATCTTTTTCGGACGAAGATGATCGCTAAGCGCTTAGGAGTGGATGCAGAAGGTCTAGGGTCGCCGCTAAGAATTTCGTCCGTACCTCAGGCGCATGTAAGAGAGTACATGGCCATTTTCAAGAGCTATTTCACAGACCGCTAA
- a CDS encoding MoxR family ATPase — protein MNLEIPIEIKEKLQKEAAKRIENLPDVYKDLIGKPGYTAPDTSLVEDAVIALALGKNVLLKGPTGSGKTKLAELLSSIFGQPLHQVNASVDLDAEALLGHKTLSYRNGKQEIEFIPGPVTKAANNGHFLYIDEINIAKPETLPILNGMLDYRRTIANPFTGEVIKADPGFNVIAAINEGYIGTVPLNEALKNRFVVIEVPYIQGGTLKEMLKTQSQQKDDAILDQFVQLSSDLIGQAKAGHLSEDAASIRALLDAADLSVYLPAKRAIQRAIADKLEDARERALVSNVAATLFM, from the coding sequence ATGAACCTTGAGATCCCAATTGAAATAAAAGAAAAGCTGCAAAAAGAAGCGGCTAAACGCATAGAAAATTTGCCTGATGTTTATAAAGATTTGATCGGAAAGCCTGGCTATACAGCACCTGACACATCGCTTGTTGAAGATGCGGTGATCGCCCTTGCCTTAGGAAAAAATGTTCTGCTGAAGGGTCCTACTGGTTCAGGTAAAACGAAACTCGCTGAACTGCTCTCGAGTATTTTCGGTCAGCCGCTGCACCAAGTCAATGCCTCTGTGGATTTAGATGCGGAAGCGTTATTAGGGCACAAAACATTAAGCTATCGGAACGGAAAGCAAGAAATTGAATTCATTCCAGGACCCGTTACTAAAGCGGCGAACAACGGACATTTTCTGTATATTGATGAAATCAACATCGCAAAGCCTGAAACACTGCCGATCTTAAACGGAATGCTCGATTACCGTCGTACGATTGCCAACCCGTTTACAGGTGAAGTGATAAAAGCAGATCCTGGATTTAACGTCATTGCTGCGATTAATGAAGGATATATCGGTACGGTACCCTTAAACGAAGCGTTGAAAAACCGTTTTGTAGTAATAGAAGTGCCGTATATTCAAGGCGGGACGTTAAAAGAGATGCTGAAAACTCAGTCCCAGCAAAAAGATGACGCTATTCTGGATCAATTTGTCCAGCTTTCGTCTGACCTCATCGGTCAGGCGAAAGCCGGCCATCTGTCCGAGGACGCCGCATCCATCCGCGCACTGCTGGATGCGGCCGACCTCTCCGTCTACTTGCCGGCGAAGCGCGCCATCCAGCGCGCAATCGCCGACAAGCTCGAAGACGCCCGCGAACGCGCCCTCGTTTCCAACGTGGCCGCGACGCTGTTTATGTAA
- a CDS encoding cobaltochelatase CobT-related protein produces the protein MKFLVFADTKIDSFVHMQLIDLSRSLSKVEKMDVSFSYHSNLERDKDIVHVSQFWNPYPREIQLEGWKSDVYLRSFGTQFHTDDDCVWDTLDQLKNHPHGEFYKQVFLFSEDFRLEEICTVKRPGMARAFKLRRETFQIHYNREYRKHIQNKRELDALFCHIILLANKRFVAVPPQTQQLYQQLRPILTKLTSAHSTKDIAEIILQMAEITKEHSELPDMKTAYRSFSDKPQPSDAENNNQDFDDLTRNNETKTKKSITKEDDKENKDEQEKEEHSSWHDETSDPQDSFLQMDLDQGTNTDLLGEGAREADSGDAVFGSVQTSAQSTENNDFNTQNEHDAESDSDQSGSDSKANYPYGEVNKNVTEHFVPAKTASLEELAQYEAFQLEIAPFVTQLKQNFLKTMEHKRTSPREDLHFGRLGKKLTRLATDKNPRLFRKKTESQHELDTTFTLLVDCSASMFNKMEETQKGIVLFHETLKALRIPHSVVGFWEDAADATSADQPNYFHEVISYRSSLHQTGASIIQLEPQEDNRDGYSIRRMGEELLKRPEQQKILLVFSDGEPAAFDYETHGVLDTREAVTKTRKLGIETIGMFIANGEVSEEEEKLMQNIYGPQNVVVPSAKELVDYLMPVLRKLLFKAI, from the coding sequence ATGAAATTCCTAGTTTTTGCAGACACAAAGATCGATTCTTTCGTTCATATGCAATTGATCGACCTCTCACGTTCTCTTTCTAAAGTAGAAAAGATGGACGTTTCTTTCTCGTACCATTCAAATCTGGAACGAGATAAGGACATCGTGCACGTCAGTCAATTCTGGAACCCTTACCCGCGTGAGATCCAGCTGGAAGGATGGAAATCAGACGTGTATTTACGCAGCTTCGGCACACAATTTCATACAGATGACGATTGTGTCTGGGATACACTGGATCAGCTCAAAAATCATCCGCATGGGGAGTTTTATAAGCAAGTGTTTCTTTTCTCTGAAGATTTTCGTTTAGAAGAAATCTGCACGGTGAAACGGCCCGGGATGGCGCGTGCTTTTAAATTGCGGAGAGAAACGTTCCAAATTCACTACAATCGTGAGTACCGAAAACACATCCAAAACAAGCGTGAACTTGACGCTTTGTTTTGTCATATCATTCTTTTAGCTAATAAACGCTTTGTCGCTGTTCCGCCGCAGACACAGCAGCTCTATCAACAATTACGGCCGATTTTAACAAAACTTACAAGCGCACATTCAACAAAAGACATCGCGGAAATTATTTTACAAATGGCCGAAATCACTAAAGAGCACAGTGAACTTCCTGACATGAAGACGGCGTATCGCAGTTTTAGCGACAAACCGCAGCCATCAGACGCCGAAAACAACAATCAGGATTTCGATGACTTAACGCGAAATAACGAAACGAAAACAAAAAAGTCCATCACTAAAGAAGATGACAAAGAAAACAAAGACGAGCAGGAGAAAGAAGAGCACTCCTCTTGGCATGACGAAACATCCGATCCGCAAGATTCTTTTTTACAAATGGATCTCGATCAAGGAACGAATACAGATCTGTTAGGAGAAGGGGCACGGGAAGCCGACTCCGGTGACGCTGTTTTTGGATCTGTCCAAACGAGCGCTCAATCGACAGAAAACAACGACTTCAACACACAAAACGAACACGATGCCGAATCCGACAGCGATCAGTCTGGATCTGACTCGAAGGCGAACTATCCTTACGGTGAAGTGAACAAAAATGTAACCGAGCATTTCGTGCCAGCAAAGACAGCATCTCTAGAAGAATTGGCTCAGTACGAAGCGTTTCAACTGGAAATCGCACCGTTTGTCACACAGCTAAAGCAAAACTTCCTGAAAACAATGGAGCACAAACGCACAAGCCCGCGTGAAGATTTGCATTTTGGCCGGTTGGGGAAAAAGCTCACGCGTCTTGCAACCGATAAGAACCCGAGACTTTTTCGCAAAAAAACAGAATCGCAGCACGAGCTCGACACAACTTTTACACTGCTCGTAGACTGTTCAGCCTCCATGTTTAACAAGATGGAAGAAACCCAAAAAGGAATCGTCTTATTTCACGAGACTCTAAAAGCACTCAGGATTCCACATTCAGTCGTCGGTTTTTGGGAAGATGCAGCAGACGCAACATCAGCAGATCAGCCGAATTATTTTCACGAAGTCATCTCATACCGGAGTTCACTTCATCAAACAGGGGCATCGATCATCCAGCTCGAACCGCAAGAAGATAACCGTGACGGCTATTCGATCCGGCGGATGGGTGAGGAGCTTCTCAAACGCCCCGAACAGCAAAAAATACTTCTCGTATTCTCTGACGGAGAGCCAGCCGCTTTCGACTATGAAACTCACGGAGTGTTAGACACCCGTGAAGCGGTTACGAAAACACGGAAGCTTGGAATCGAAACGATTGGAATGTTTATCGCGAACGGAGAAGTATCTGAGGAAGAAGAAAAGCTCATGCAAAACATTTACGGACCGCAAAACGTAGTCGTACCTAGCGCAAAAGAACTTGTAGACTATCTCATGCCGGTGCTAAGAAAACTGCTTTTCAAAGCGATATAG